GACCGCGTTGCCGCCGAAGCGGGTGTTCACGATACCGGCCCCCACCGCCACAAGGACGAGGAAGAACGTCCCGAGAGCCTCCGAGAAGAGACGTCGCCCTTCGTAGCGATCGTCCCAGAAGTCGAACCGCCTGGTTATGGAGTTCGGTTGCTCGAAGGAAAGCGGGGCCGGTCCTCTCGGTGAGGCTGCCTCTGTCGGCTCGCTGGCCACGTGACTCCTCCTCTACAGGTAGCTGGGACTCCAATGTGACCGCCGGCGAACTCTTGCTGTTCCGGATTCCTCAAGCGTAGAGGCGGAGGTGGGGCCATATCACCGTCCACGGGACCAACTGGTCCCTGCAGATCCAGATCGGCAGTCCGACCTGCTCCGTATCGATGGTCCCGTGGGTCGCGTGGAGGGTTAAGGCTCGCGTGACGGACTCGAAATAGCGGCGGAGATCGGAAGATGGGAGCCCGACTGCGATCACCGTCCTGGCCCGCGTGGAGGGATTGCTCCCTATCGATCGCCCGGGGTAGGGCTTTGGAAACAGAGGTGTGGCAGTCCGGGTGTTCCGATCCCGAACCGATAGCTGCTCTCGTTCTGTTGCATGGGTGCCGGGCTTGAGCTAGAGACCTTGGACGGTTGGCCGGCCAGCCACATAGCGAGCGTCGGCGATCGAATCGCCCGCATCCCGTCTACTGACGGGGCGAAGTATCTCCTCCTCAGCGACCTCGTGGCGCACTAGCTCGGCGACGAGCTGCCGGAATAGCCCCTCACGCGAGCCTCGCGAAGCGGGTCGCTCGCGAACCCGCAGGATCACATCGGCCACCAAGTCCGGGGCGTACATGGGCGATGGGGGCTTCGGGATTGCACCCGGCCTGCTGCGGGAGCGGTTCCTCGCTTCGACGCTATCGACACTTGCATCCAGTCTGCGTTCGGGCTAGAGGACCGGACGAGAGGATGTCGGCGTCACGATAGACGCATGGGAGAGCGAACGCAGGCGCGGGATATTGAGAGCGAGAGGGAGAAGCATGTCCTCCAGCTGGATCGATTCTGTGGTGTCTCAGCTCGACGATGTCGACTACCCAGTGACAAAGGACGAGTTGATCTCGAGTGCGAAGCGTCGTGGGGTTACCCACGAGCTGATGCGAGCTCTTCGGGCCCTGCCGCCGGTCGAGTACGCCAACAGAGAAGAGCTACTTCGTGCATTGCCAGCACCAGATGAGCGCCCCGCGGCAGTCCGGGCCGCTCAGTCGAAGAAGCCGGGCCATCCGAGGTTGGCGGAGCGGTCGCGGGCGCTCGACGATCAGGTGGAATAGCCGGCTGGGCCCAGGAACGAGGCAGTGATGGCCATTCGGAACGCGCTGATCGAGGCAACCCCGGAGGAGGTATGGTCGGTCTTGTCGGATGGCTACTCGTACGCTGACTGGGTCGTCGGCACGGCAGCGATACGTGCCGTTGATGAAGGGTGGCCAGAACCAGGCACCAGCATTCACTACAGCGCCGGCCAGGGACCTCTGCGCGTCGAGGACAAGACCACCTCCCGGCTGTGCCGACAACCGTCGTGTCTCGAGCTGGAGGCGCACATGCTGCCCGTGGGCACGCTGCGGGTAGCTATCCGGGTCTTGCCGTGGGGTGAGAACGTCGTCGTCGCTATAGACGAGCATCCATTACGCGGTCCCAGCTTGGTCGTGGACAATCCGCTCATCGACTTCTCGCTTACCCTTCGCAATCGTCGGTTGCTGCGGAACCTGGAGCGCGTGGTCAAAGGCCGTATCGCGCATACCGCGAGACTCTGAGCTGCAGGCGTCGAATCAACTTCGTGGGGTTGTGCCACCGGCCGACGCCCGGATGGCGACGACGTCATCGTAGAGGTCGAGGTAGTCGCGCGCACCTTGCAGTGGGGCCCTGCTTACCGCTAGTTGACTGCCAGATCCGTTCGGGGACCGCGCGGACGCAGTGATCCTCTTGTAATAGATCACCCGGGATGAGAGTGCAGGAGCTACCGGTCCGCTCCACCAACGACCGGGTGTGCTTCGCGTCGTCGTGCTCCTCGAGGTAGGCAATGGCAAGGCGAGCGCCTTCCTTGGCAAAGCCGACACTCACGGCCCTGCCAATGCCCGAGTCGACGCCGGTGACGAGTGCCCGTCTCCCCTCGAGTCGGGCGGATCCGCGGTAGTTTTCGCATCTCATCGAACGGCTCGGGGGTCATCTGACCAGTGGTGCCGGGATAGGTCTGTTGCTGTGCGGGAAGCCCCGTCTCCTCCTGTCCGGTCATTCTGCATCCTCCTTTGGGCAATCAGCCCGGGAGCATTTTCGCCACCGACATCTGCCCGGAGTCGCTCGGAACCGTGACGTCAGAACGGGGAGACCTAACTAGGAAGGAGCTCGACCAGATCTCTGGGCAAGCTGGAGCGGATGTGGTCCCACTCGCCTGGGGTGACGAAGCGACGGACGGCCTGCAGCACCCGCTCGATGAGCGTCTCTCTGCCGCCCTCGATGTCGAAGGGAAATTCCCGACCGACGCGGTCGAGAAACTCGTCCCTGTGCATCTTGATCGGGACCTTGGAAGGGCTCCAGCCCTCGTAGTAGAGACCCCGAACCACGAGTGGAAGTTGGGCTGCCAGATCCGCCGCTTCATAGACGGTCAGACGGTCCCGCAAGGCGTGCAGCACCGCACGGAGCGCTGCAAAAGACTGGCGCCGGCGGTCTCGCGGCCAACCGTAAGCCTCTTCAATGTGCGTCAGCATCTGATTGGTCTTCTCGATGGACCGGTTCAGCCCCGCGTATCCTTGGTCGGCCATGCCGTCAACTCCTCGGTCGCCGGTGCAGACCGAGACTGGAAGCATCTTCTAGAGCGACCCAGCCGCCATCTCCAGCTCTAGACTCCTCCAAGTCTCCTTTCCCGCCGATCTAGCTCGCCCACCGGCTGGACGCAAGCACCTACGGTCATCAGGCCATGTATTAGTCAAGAATTCTGAACATAGAGCTGGCGGTGCACTCAGGGGCATCGCCTTCACCGATCCCAGCTCCATTGGGCAGGCTGTCAACGACGAGCGGCACACTGGCTCGTCGGGCGCCTGAGACCCTCTCATAGGGTGCAGATGGTCTAGGAGGCCGTCGCCCATTCGAGCGAGCGCTTCAGGACAGGGGTGATGGGAGTGGCCAGGACGGCGAAGACAAAGGAAGCGTTGGAGGAGTATGAGCGCCGGCGGGACTTCGAGCAGACGCCGGAGCCCAAGGGTCGTCGGCGGCCATCTGGTGGGAAGGGGCACCAGCCCCACTTCGTGGTGCAGCAGCACGACGCGTCCCGACTGCACTACGACTTCCGCCTGGAGGTGGACGGGGTGATGAAGTCGTGGGCGGTGCCCAAGGGGCCATCACTCAACCCCAAGCAGAAGCGACTGGCTGTCCCGACCGAGGACCACCCCCTCGAGTACAGAGACTTCGAGGGTACGATCCCAGAGGGCGAGTACGGTGCCGGCACCGTGGTGGTCTGGGATACCGGCACGTTCCGTAACCTGACCGAACGTGACGGCAAGGCTGTCCCCTTGGACAAGGCGCTCAGCGACGGCCACGCTGCCATATGGCTGGAGGGTCGCAAGCTGCGGGGCGGTTTCGCCCTCACCCGCTTCCGAACGGGCAAGGATGAGGCTTGGCTTCTGGTCAAGATGGACGACGAGGAGGCCAACACCCGGCGGGACCCGGTCCGAGACCAGCCAGAGTCCGTGCTCACCGGGCGCACGCTCGCCGAGGTCGCATCGGGATCGGGTGCAGGTCACGACCCGACCTGAGCGGCGCGTCCACACTGGTTTCCGCCCGCTGGAGTTTGCACCCTCCCCACTCGTCACCGACGAGGGCGAACTCCTCCGGGAGCTGACCCTCGACCCCAGCCTGGACTACCGGCCGGCGCAGCCCTGGCCGCCTCCCAGCAGTTCGGCTCCGGTAACCAGACCGACGTGTTCGTGCTCGACAAGAACGGCACCGCCCAGGTCCTCTGGGTCCAGGGCGCCGGCAAGTGGCGTGGCCCGTTGGCCATCTCGCCGACCGGCTTCGTTCCCGCGGGCGGAACCCTGAGCGCGTCTCGGCAGTTCGGCGTTGCTAACCAAACCGATGTGTTCATCGTGACGAACGGTGGCGCTCTGCAAGTCGTCTGGGTCGACGGCGCCGGCAAGTGGAACGGACCCTTCTGCATTTGACACGAGCTGAGATTTCACGACCTGAGGCACACCTACGCTGCGTTGCTCATCGCCGAGGGCGCGCACGCGAGGGCGCTCATGGAACGCATGGGCCACTCGTCGATCACGGTGACGCTCAACACCTACGGACACCTACTGCCCGGCCTCGAAGCGCGCCTCACTGACGCGCTCGACGCGCGCGGACGGGCCGCGCGCGACGAGGTCTCGCGATCCGTTAGGTCACGTGGAGGTCGCGCCAAGGTCCGACAGCTCCGTTCCGTCAGTACCGCAAGCCGCTGACCAGGGAAGATGTGGCGCCCCCGGCAGTGTCGGGGTTCAGGACATCGGAGACCGCCGACCAGAGGGATGTGTCAAGACATAGGAGACCGCTAGCGGGGAGGGTCTCCTATGGACATGGGCCGGTTCCTCATCGAGACGCACCTGCGGACGGGGCGGCCCATCAAGGAGCTGGCCAGATCCCATCAGGTGAGCGCCAGCTGGCTGTTCAAGCTCCTACGGCGCTACCGCCTCGAGGGTGAAGCTGGACTCGAGGCAAGAAGCCGGCGTCCAAAGGCCTCGCCGAGGCGCATCGGCGATCGCTGGGAGGACGAGATCGTCGGCTTACGCAAGGAGCTGGCCGACGACGGACTGGATGCGGGCGCCGACACCATCGGCTACCACCTTGCCCGCCGCCACCGCCGGGTCCCGTCGACCTCGACCATCTGGCGGGTGCTCAAGGCTCGGGGCTTCGTCGTCCCCCAGCCCCAGAAGCGACCGAAGAGCTCGTATGTGCGCTTCGTGGCTGATGTGCCCAACGAGTGCTGGCAGGCCGACGTGACCCATGTCGAGCTCGCAAGCGGGCAGGTCTTCGAGGTCCTGAACGTCATCGACGACCACTCACGGACCTGCATCGCCT
This genomic window from Acidimicrobiales bacterium contains:
- a CDS encoding DNA polymerase ligase N-terminal domain-containing protein, with translation MGVARTAKTKEALEEYERRRDFEQTPEPKGRRRPSGGKGHQPHFVVQQHDASRLHYDFRLEVDGVMKSWAVPKGPSLNPKQKRLAVPTEDHPLEYRDFEGTIPEGEYGAGTVVVWDTGTFRNLTERDGKAVPLDKALSDGHAAIWLEGRKLRGGFALTRFRTGKDEAWLLVKMDDEEANTRRDPVRDQPESVLTGRTLAEVASGSGAGHDPT
- a CDS encoding DDE-type integrase/transposase/recombinase; translation: MDMGRFLIETHLRTGRPIKELARSHQVSASWLFKLLRRYRLEGEAGLEARSRRPKASPRRIGDRWEDEIVGLRKELADDGLDAGADTIGYHLARRHRRVPSTSTIWRVLKARGFVVPQPQKRPKSSYVRFVADVPNECWQADVTHVELASGQVFEVLNVIDDHSRTCIASRAMVRVKATDVIRVLHVSAERWGYPAAFLSDNGLVFSSQHTHGLAGGFEQELFAFGITSKHSRAYHPQTCGKVERFHQTMKRFLAAQDGVCTKKRLQRELDR
- a CDS encoding DUF2267 domain-containing protein codes for the protein MADQGYAGLNRSIEKTNQMLTHIEEAYGWPRDRRRQSFAALRAVLHALRDRLTVYEAADLAAQLPLVVRGLYYEGWSPSKVPIKMHRDEFLDRVGREFPFDIEGGRETLIERVLQAVRRFVTPGEWDHIRSSLPRDLVELLPS
- a CDS encoding SRPBCC family protein, with protein sequence MAIRNALIEATPEEVWSVLSDGYSYADWVVGTAAIRAVDEGWPEPGTSIHYSAGQGPLRVEDKTTSRLCRQPSCLELEAHMLPVGTLRVAIRVLPWGENVVVAIDEHPLRGPSLVVDNPLIDFSLTLRNRRLLRNLERVVKGRIAHTARL